ACTTTCGTCTTAAAAACTCCGTCGTATTTCTTTTGGATTCTCTTCATTTCGGAAAACCTCCTTGCCTACTCTCGGCAAGCCGATTTTCCACCTTAACCCCCTGTCTAAATTTTGGGGGACATTATACGACTTCTTCGTCTTTCCGAAGCAGCGCCCTGATCTCCTCTTCCGTACACGGCTTTCCTTGAGTCAGAAGATCGCAGACCTTCTGCTCAATCGTTGAATTGGCCATGGGGACCTCAACCCAAATGGGGTTGTATTTCAAATCAATTAAATTACATCTATAGTAACTTCATTAAATCGCTTCCACCCCATTCTGTAAAGACTCCATTCACTTTTCTACTTCATAGGGCTGACCAATTACAAATGATGAATGATGAATGATGAATGATGAATGATGAAATAATCCGTCAGGCGATTCCCTTAAACCTGCTCTGCTTCGCTGGTTATCTTCTCTTCCCCAGCTCTCGGACAAATAGTACCATGAGACGCTGTCGCCTTGCCGCCTTGTCCGCGGCCAACCGTCGTATTTTTAGGGAGGAGAACGCCTTGATGGAAAATCGCAAACAGTTGTTTTTGGCGAGCTGCGTTGGTTTAGTGTCCACTGCGATGATATTGGTTATCCGCGGGGACATCGCCGCCCAGGTCGAAAAAGCCTTCCAACTGACTCACGAACAATACGGCTTTGTCTCTTCGATGGCTTTCTACGGCGTCGCCAGTTCGGTGCTGCTGGTTTCGCCTTTGTTGGATTGGCTGGGCATGAAGCGGCTGCTGTATATCGCTTTCTTTTTTCATGTCATTGGCATTCTTGCCTTCGTCATGGCCCCCAATTACCCGGTTTTGTATATGTCCATGTTGATCGCCGGATTCGGCAACGGACTCGTCGAGGTGGTCATCAATCCTCTTTGCGCCAGCGTCTACGTTGAAGAAAAAATCCGCCGCCTCAATTTCCTGCACGCCTGGTGGCCGGGAGGCTTGATTATCGGGGGACTGCTTTCCGTAGCCATGGGCAAGTGGGGTTGGCGGTGGCAAGCGCAGATGGGAATGGTTTTGATTCCCGTTCTCGCTTATGGTTTGCTGATCTTCCGCCAAAAATTCCCGGTTACTGAGCGCGTGGAGGCGGGAGTATCTTACGGCGAGATGGTCAAAGAAGCCGTGCGTCCTGGTTTTCTATTGCTGATCGGCTGCATGATGCTGACGGCGGCTACGGAGGTAGCTCCAAGCCAATGGGTCGGTTCCGTGTTGAGCGAGCTGGCGAAGATGTCGGGAACATTGATCTTCGTGTACGGCAGCGCCATTATGTTCGTTTTGCGCTTTTTCGCTGGTCCTCTCGCCAAAAAATTATCGCCGGTGGGAATGATGTGGGCGGCGGCGGCGATCAGCGGCATTGGGCTTTTTTGGCTCAGCAGCGTCTCTTCCGCTTCTTCCGCCTATCTGACGGCGACGGTATTTTATATGGGCGTAACGTTTATGTGGCCGACGATGTTGGGCATCACGTCGGAACGCTTTCCCAAGGGCGGCGCTTTGCTTTTGGGTTTGATGGTTTTTGCGGGCAACGCTTCGATTGGAACTATCGTTTATAAGATGGGAGGCGTTTATGACGCTTGGGGGCCTGCTTCCGCTTTCCGTTTCGTGGCGATTCTTCCGGCGATTCTCTTCTTTATATTCGGCGCGTGGTGGATAATGGATTATCTGGCGGGAGGGTATAGAGCCGTCCGGTTGCAGAAAAAGGTATCGTAAGCAATCGTAGGGTGGGCTCAAAGCGAAGCGTAGCCCACCTTTATAATTTTCAAGAAGCTGGAAGCCTCTTCTACTTGAAAAGAAAGCGGGCGGAGAGAATATCCCCGCCCGGTATTTAATAATGCTAGACGATCCGCTTAGAATTGGTAAATAACTTCCAAAGCGATCGTGTCTTGGGAATCTTGATCGCGAATGGCGTCATCGAAGAAGATATTGCCATCGGCTTCGTCATGACGATATTCAAGCCGGCCCAGTAAATCTTCGGTGATCTGATAGCCGGCCGTGGCCGTGATTTCCCACATGTTATCGCTTGCGCCCACCACAGGTTGAGGCGTGCGCCAACTGTCGTCATCGCCGAAGTATTCGCCGCGCAGAGCCAAGTAAACGTCTTCGTTCACGTCATAGCGGACATAACCGGCGAGAGCCCACCAATTGGCGTCGCTTGTTCCCAAAGCGTCTTCATCAAAACCATAATCGAAGTTGGCGCCGATGGTCCAGTCTTCCGTTACGCTCCAGGTAGCGACTAAGTCGTAAAGGAAAAGATAATCGCTATTGTTGCCAGCTCTTTCCGGACCGTAAGAAATCGCGTTCTGGACGTAGATATCTTCCGTCGGGCGGAAACGAACGGCGAAATGGAAGGATTTACTCTCGTTGATATCTTCTACGGTATCCCAACCTTGGGTAACGCCGCCGCTGACTTCCCACATATCGTTGATGGAATAGGTCGCGCGAATGCCTGTGTGGGTGAAAGGAACCGTCATTCCAAATATACAGGAACGAGAGAAATTATCGTTCTTCACGCTTTCGATGACTTCATAACCATACCAAGTAACGAAACGGCCAACGTCAATGGTCAAGCCATTTCCAATGGGAGCGATGTAGGATACGTATAATTGATATAGATCAATATTATTCGCCCCGATGCCGTCATAACCGCGAGTAATATTCGCGTCTTCGCCATAAGCGAAATCGACGCGGAAGCCGACTTCGCCCGCGTCTTCCGGCAGATTGTCGATATAAAAGTTCAACATATTGATGTTGACGAGGTCTTCGCTATCGACGTCGAAAATGCGGCCAATGTTTCCATTATTAGAGGGATCGGGGGTTTGAAAATTGTAGGTCCAGGAGAGGTCCAGGAAGCCGCCGAATTCGATTCCACCCAGGGCGCTGGAAGTAGCTTCCGCCAAGGCGCCCGCCATCGCGCCCGAACTAATAATGGTTAACGCAATCAATGCAAGACTGGCAGTGAAGATGAGTTTTTTCATTTTCGTTTATTCCTTTTTCATTAGTTAAATTGAATATCAGTTCTTATTAGGGTGCTTC
The window above is part of the Candidatus Omnitrophota bacterium genome. Proteins encoded here:
- a CDS encoding MFS transporter encodes the protein MENRKQLFLASCVGLVSTAMILVIRGDIAAQVEKAFQLTHEQYGFVSSMAFYGVASSVLLVSPLLDWLGMKRLLYIAFFFHVIGILAFVMAPNYPVLYMSMLIAGFGNGLVEVVINPLCASVYVEEKIRRLNFLHAWWPGGLIIGGLLSVAMGKWGWRWQAQMGMVLIPVLAYGLLIFRQKFPVTERVEAGVSYGEMVKEAVRPGFLLLIGCMMLTAATEVAPSQWVGSVLSELAKMSGTLIFVYGSAIMFVLRFFAGPLAKKLSPVGMMWAAAAISGIGLFWLSSVSSASSAYLTATVFYMGVTFMWPTMLGITSERFPKGGALLLGLMVFAGNASIGTIVYKMGGVYDAWGPASAFRFVAILPAILFFIFGAWWIMDYLAGGYRAVRLQKKVS
- a CDS encoding porin; protein product: MKKLIFTASLALIALTIISSGAMAGALAEATSSALGGIEFGGFLDLSWTYNFQTPDPSNNGNIGRIFDVDSEDLVNINMLNFYIDNLPEDAGEVGFRVDFAYGEDANITRGYDGIGANNIDLYQLYVSYIAPIGNGLTIDVGRFVTWYGYEVIESVKNDNFSRSCIFGMTVPFTHTGIRATYSINDMWEVSGGVTQGWDTVEDINESKSFHFAVRFRPTEDIYVQNAISYGPERAGNNSDYLFLYDLVATWSVTEDWTIGANFDYGFDEDALGTSDANWWALAGYVRYDVNEDVYLALRGEYFGDDDSWRTPQPVVGASDNMWEITATAGYQITEDLLGRLEYRHDEADGNIFFDDAIRDQDSQDTIALEVIYQF